A single genomic interval of Carassius carassius chromosome 24, fCarCar2.1, whole genome shotgun sequence harbors:
- the LOC132103152 gene encoding maestro heat-like repeat-containing protein family member 1 gives MGVIEETDVEQVTLALLDAANDRDPVVQEQVRKSILTLGNQQPDKVLSMCQDYLLKHPKLVVGHRVLILQTIELVVKSRIDDITYPKIKNVIQLASDEMTKSKEVVPEWQQAASNILVAVGNKYINDIMEEILGKFQPGVLPHFFVVQTLASLSDSNVYGMVPFLNAIMGTMLPMLGMTKQDNMKWVFSSALCRFSESILEYLANLDKAPDPTVRKDTFSSEIYSAYDVLFNSWIQSRESKLRLTVAEALGSMSHLMAHDKLEEQLPKLLLTILGLYKKNSEHYIITKSLCQVLEASVNMGSRVLETQIDGLLLALHQQVCSPVDFSNPPTVKNHNEVLRCFTILANTFPDRLMVFVLQRLENSNERNRMGSLAVLRHLINSSTSIMETKKLLILASIRQPLADHSNKVKKRVVQVISAMAHHGYLEIEGGDLLVRFIIQHCALPDTYHRGQRPPDPEEVTNEALRSMCDNTLHLFTTTVGRLTDVLWPMLLCYLTPNQYASATTPLCKSLILLANKKRAAQEASFFIDFSAQGSSLPSQYILMIRLLVNAAFPFRCRGHGAPSLSLLNALSPNIHPKAEPLWENEIPKLLSHLEESTDDSLDKKKWEESLLQLLSKTLAAIDDSQWTGQLAVEATRYLPTYNNALEEKSFLYRCIGVILQQCCNKELVRKQLQEILISTRHNDAIERTGVAMGIGLCASSHLDGTLEKLEEFGKSDAFRKASGIFGLLKDKNDVDVEKMKSTLILCYGYVALHAPEEQLLTRIDSDILQNISKNFNTKVLGFKVETKDLTMKLSLIHSVGLIAKAISRSVRKQGFLFSRKQELMGVMMDFIKAEPTDVMRTPVRHLVLTTCANLINLDPPLTENENFDLLKTCLNGVYGLPTVDTPDKAKDEEALDPQQREILYSDTFNALHELLRNVLARDLSPDGLQSVFKHIESWLSSGQDHERERAVKTTAELLQFYLDNLSVKNIVSFHNLGALVGRLGPRCTDPNPEVRRAAIDCIYRLMYIQLRYEGFSLDYKDDSVEALLDVREKLSNPDHSVLYKTCSELTKIISKRLPQQQLSTLLFMLFDGLVDSQSNCSRASSVILNTLLKNRGAGLQDLVPEMLEVLHNRLQVIGEEQVKVAIGQSVLILATQHLQTVVNTLVAYPLPYDSWSCEMWMALGADSTLALQIMEMIIEKLTVMVPYVDKKESMLRPGLTKVATSQPLAMTCALREMMLNGQSADAVAYVFPKLFSSLLVRLGSSVGVQLPKDLNSNSIISDRKTTNKMNVANFDVCGVAVEALRILLGRAQLDAVVKPLDQEGAWDKMKNPQQHTTGVTLLARAMAKHAGPRLPAIVENLCPSLCNIYECQRITVTAFFSELLNHHVVTELMILDMLMNNMMERITDTCGTVRMLAVRGLGNIAVGSPEKVNKYAKELLAAMSSGMEEKDDPGKLITLEAMSGMSKILLYLDQKNVQLLVVYIFMKIKPFLENENDEIRCASIMLLGNLSKFGSGEPVFKDQIHNVLVSLLLHLSDPNPQVVKACKYAMRICAPVVGSEQISAMFQKHLLEEKGLHYGEFINDLTKYLIQDFPGMLNFYHITVIQFFKSNWAEIRASAAMFIGFLLGNLPDEHFSHMNMGSVTKGLVMLLQDPDPLVRVKAAEAMGHFH, from the exons ATGGGCGTCATAGAAGAGACCGATGTAGAGC AGGTGACCCTGGCTCTTTTGGATGCTGCCAATGACAGGGATCCAGTTGTGCAGGAACAGGTCAGGAAGTCCATCTTGACACTGGGGAACCAGCAGCCTGATAAAGTCCTGTCCATGTGCCAGGACTACCTGCTCAAACACCCCAAG CTGGTAGTCGGGCACAGAGTGTTGATCTTGCAAACCATTGAATTGGTGGTGAAGAGCAGGATTGATGACATCACTTACCCCAAAATCAAGAATGTCATACAGCTGGCATCAGATGAGATGACTAAATCAAAG GAGGTCGTCCCAGAATGGCAGCAAGCAGCCAGTAATATTCTGGTTGCTGTGGgaaacaaatatattaatgacATCATGGAGGAGATACTCGGCAAGTTCCAGCCTGGAGTTTTGCCTCACTTTTTTGTGGTCCAAACACTAGCCAGTCTCTCGGACTCAAATG TATATGGTatggtaccttttctcaatgctATAATGGGGACCATGTTGCCCATGCTGGGCATGACTAAACAGGACAACATGAAATGGGTCTTCTCTTCTG CTCTCTGCCGCTTCAGCGAGAGCATTCTAGAATACCTGGCCAACCTGGACAAGGCTCCGGACCCCACTGTACGTAAAGACACCTTCTCTAGTGAGATATACTCAGCCTACGACGTCCTGTTTAACAGCTGGATCCAGAGCAGAGAGTCCAAG ttGCGTCTGACTGTTGCAGAGGCTCTTGGCTCAATGAGTCACCTGATGGCACATGATAAACTGGAAGAACAGCTTCCCAAACTCCTTCTCACTATACTGGGCCTCTATAAGAAGAATTCAGAACACTACATCATCACCAAA AGCTTATGTCAGGTCCTGGAGGCCTCTGTGAATATGGGCAGCAGAGTGCTGGAGACACAGATTGATGGTCTGTTACTCGCTCTGCACCAGCAG GTATGCTCACCTGTGGACTTCAGCAACCCTCCAACTGTGAAAAATCACAACGAGGTCCTGCGATGCTTCACTATCCTTG CCAACACATTCCCGGACCGTCTGATGGTGTTTGTCCTCCAGAGGTTGGAGAACAGTAATGAAAGGAACAGAATGGGCTCGCTGGCTGTTCTCAGACACCTCATCAACTCATCCA CCTCTATTATGGAAACCAAGAAGCTCCTGATTCTAGCCAGCATCAGGCAACCTCTGGCTGACCACAGCAATAAG GTGAAGAAGAGAGTGGTGCAGGTGATCAGTGCTATGGCTCATCATGGTTACCTGGAGATAGAGGGAGGAGACCTGCTTGTCCGTTTCATCATTCAGCACTGTGCTCTACCAGACACTTACCAT CGAGGACAGCGACCTCCAGACCCAGAGGAAGTGACCAATGAGGCTCTGCGTAGCATGTGTGATAACACATTGCATCTTTTCACTACCACAGTGGGTCGCCTGACAGAT GTTCTGTGGCCTATGTTGCTTTGCTACCTGACCCCAAATCAGTATGCCAGCGCCACTACCCCCTTGTGCAAGAGTTTAATTCTGCTGGCCAATAAGAAACGAGCAGCCCAAGAAGCCAGCTTCTTCATCGACTTCAGTGCACAAG GCTCTAGTCTTCCCTCACAATATATCCTGATGATAAGGCTCTTG GTGAATGCAGCGTTCCCGTTTCGATGCAGGGGTCACGGTGCTCCCTCCCTGAGTCTGCTCAATGCTCTCAGCCCTAACATTCACCCTAAAGCCGAGCCTCTGTGGGAAAACGAGATTCCAAAGCTGCTCAGTCATCTTGAAG AATCAACAGATGATTCTCTGGATAAAAAGAAGTGGGAAGAAAGTTTACTTCAG CTCCTGTCTAAAACCCTGGCAGCTATTGACGACAGCCAGTGGACAGGTCAGCTTGCAGTAGAAGCCACACGATATCTTCCAACCTACAACAATGCTCTGGAGGAGAAG agtttTTTGTATAGGTGTATCGGCGTGATTCTCCAGCAGTGCTGTAATAAAGAGCTGGTGAGGAAACAGCTGCAGGAGATCCTGATCAGCACTCGACACAATGATGCAATTGAAAGAACG GGTGTTGCCATGGGAATCGGGCTGTGTGCCAGCAGTCATCTCGATGGCACTCTGGAAAAACTGGAGGAGTTTGGGAAGTCTGACGCTTTCAGGAAAGCCTCCGGGATATTTGGTCTTCTCAAA GATAAAAACGATGTTGATGTGGAGAAAATGAAGAGCACTCTCATTTTGTGTTATGGATATGTCGCGTTGCACGCTCCAGAAGAACAGCTCCTCACTCGCATAGACAGTGACATTCTCCAAAACATCTCCAAGAACTTCAACACCAAG GTCCTGGGATTTAAAGTAGAGACCAAG GACCTGACTATGAAGCTCAGTCTTATTCATAGTGTCGGACTCATTGCCAAGGCCATCAGCCGAAGTGTTCGTAAACAGGGCTTCCTGTTCTCCCGCAAACAAGAGCTGATGGGTGTTATGATG GATTTCATAAAAGCAGAACCAACGGATGTCATGCGGACTCCTGTTCGCCATCTTGTTTTGACCACATGTGCCAACCTTAT AAACTTAGATCCTCCTTTAACGGAAAATGAAAACTTTGACTTGTTAAAAACATGTCTTAATGGAGTTTATGGGCTTCCTACTGTGGACACTCCTGACAAGGCTAAAGATGAAGAAGCCCTGGATCCACAGCAAAGAGAG ATCTTATATTCAGACACTTTTAATGCTCTTCATGAATTGTTGAGGAATGTGTTAGCCAGAGACTTGAGTCCTGATGGTCTGCAGTCTGTGTTCAAG CATATAGAGAGCTGGCTGAGCTCAGGACAAGACCATGAGCGGGAGAGAGCAGTAAAGACCACAGCAGAGCTCCTTCAGTTCTACTTGGACAATCTCAGTGTGAAG AATATAGTGTCATTCCATAATTTGGGAGCTCTTGTGGGGCGTCTGGGCCCACGGTGCACAGACCCAAACCCTGAGGTGCGACGGGCAGCCATAGACTGCATCTATAGACTAATGTACATACAGCTGCGCTATGAAG GCTTTTCACTGGACTACAAGGATGATTCAGTTGAGGCCCTGTTAGATGTTCGCGAGAAGCTAAGCAATCCTGACCATTCAGTCTTGTATAAAACATGCTCTGAGCTGACTAAG ATCATCAGTAAGCGTTTGCCTCAGCAGCAGTTGAGCACCCTATTGTTTATGCTGTTTGATGGTTTGGTGGACTCCCAGTCCAACTGTTCCAGAGCATCCAGCGTGATCCTCAACACCTTGCTGAAGAACAGAGGTGCTGGCCTGCAGGATCTG GTGCCAGAGATGCTGGAGGTGTTGCACAACCGGCTGCAGGTGATTGGTGAAGAGCAGGTGAAGGTGGCCATCGGTCAGTCCGTCCTCATCCTCGCTACACAGCATCTGCAGACAGTGGTCAACACGCTCGTTGCCTACCCACTACCATACGACAG CTGGAGCTGTGAGATGTGGATGGCTCTAGGAGCAGACAGCACTCTGGCCCTGCAAATCATGGAGATGATTATCGAGAAGCTGACTGTTATGGTTCCCTATGTAGATAAGAAAGAGTCTATGTTAAGACCCGGTTTGACCAAAGTTGCCACAAGCCAACCACTGGCT ATGACCTGTGCCCTACGTGAGATGATGCTGAATGGCCAGTCAGCTGACGCCGTGGCATACGTGTTTCCAAAGCTCTTCAGCTCTCTGCTGGTGCGTTTGGGCTCCAGCGTGGGAGTTCAGCTACCTAAAGATCTCAACAGCAACAGCATCATTTCAGACCGTAAAACAACCAACAAAATGAATGTGGCCAATTTTGATGTTTGCGG GGTGGCAGTGGAGGCCCTGCGGATCCTGCTGGGTCGAGCTCAGCTGGATGCTGTCGTGAAACCATTAGATCAGGAGGGAGCTTGGGACAAGATGAAGAACCCACAGCAGCACACAACAGGAGTCACTCTGCTCGCCAG AGCAATGGCAAAGCATGCTGGTCCAAGACTTCCTGCAATTGTGGAAAATCTGTGTCCTTCTCTCTGTAATATTTATGAGTGTCAGAGGATCACAGTCACAGCGTTCTTCTCTGAG CTGCTGAACCACCATGTAGTGACTGAACTGATGATTTTGGACATGTTGATGAACAACATGATGGAAAGAATTACTGACACCTGTGGTACGGTTCGCATGCTGGCGGTCCGAGGCCTGGGGAACATTGCTGTGGGTTCACCTGAAAAG GTGAATAAATATGCAAAGGAGCTTTTAGCAGCCATGAGTTCGGGTATGGAAGAAAAGGACGATCCAGGGAAACTCATCACACTGGAGGCCATGTCTGGAATGTCCAAGATTTTGCTTTACCTGGACCAAAAGAACGTCCAACTGCTTGTGGTTTACATCTTCATGAAGATTAAACCATTTCTGGAGAAT GAGAACGATGAGATCCGTTGTGCTTCCATCATGCTCCTGGGGAACCTGTCGAAGTTTGGCTCGGGTGAGCCTGTCTTTAAAGATCAGATCCACAATGTTCTGGTCAGCTTGCTGTTGCATCTCAGTGATCCCAACCCTCAAGTGGTCAAG GCATGCAAGTATGCCATGCGCATATGTGCTCCAGTCGTAGGTTCAGAACAGATCTCTGCCATGTTCCAGAAACATCTGCTTGAGGAGAAGGGATTGCATTATGGAGAGTTCATTAATGACCTCACCAAATACCTA ATCCAGGATTTTCCAGGCATGCTGAACTTCTACCACATCACAGTCATTCAGTTCTTCAAGAGTAACTGGGCTGAGATCAGAGCCAGTGCTGCCATGTTtattg gattTCTGCTGGGGAACCTTCCTGATGAGCATTTCTCCCATATGAACATGGGGTCAGTGACCAAAG GTCTGGTGATGCTGCTGCAGGATCCAGATCCTCTCGTGCGGGTGAAAGCCGCTGAAGCCATGGGTCATTTTCACTGA